The Odocoileus virginianus isolate 20LAN1187 ecotype Illinois chromosome 14, Ovbor_1.2, whole genome shotgun sequence genome contains the following window.
gttttttttttttaatgcagtattATAGGGTTAGCCTTCTCCCTatcttttctgtttgttaaatcctttgacaaatatttattctttgttttatctTTAGCTGGTCCTTGGTCTCCCtctgaaagatttattttttgaacTACCACCTATACTCACTGCACATAAAACCCCTCTCCTCCATTTATCCCACAGGTGATCAATATTCCTTGACCTAACAGCTCTTCTTCCCCAGAGTGCTGCTTTTTGAGTCAGGAATATTCTTAAgagtcatgtatgtgtgtgtaaatgcaTGGTGGTGCTATGACTGATGAAAAAATGCCACAGATACTGTTTATCAGTATGTCATTTCTTTAATTGTGAAGTATGTAAAAATTCAGCTGTGTTATGGTGACTATAAAAAGTAGACAAAGCAGGATGCTCCTAGACTGATACATGGACTTTCTCATCACTGCACTTTTCTACTTGCTGATGATTGCACTTGCAGAGAGAGAGGCTGCCCTGAGCTGCTGCCAGCTAACCAAGCTGTGTACCAGCTTGCTAACCAGACTCAGTAACCAGTGCAAATCTATCTTAGACTATCCCTGGATATTCACTGCAAGGGTAAATTCTCCAGGCTACCTGTTTCCTAGCAAGACTGGGACTTCAGGCCTGCCTGTGATTTATATTTGCAAACAAGTTGATTCTCCTTTTTATGTCACACCTACAAAGTCAATCTAAAAGCAAAATACTTAAACCTAGAAGCCAGAGGAAATATTGCAGGATGGTACAAGTTAGCTTTTGAGAAAGCTCAAGGCAGTGTTCCCTGCAACTTTCTTtctctggaatattttttttttttccatctggaaGACTTTTCTGCAGAATATCTTTATTGTTTTCAACTAGACCAGTAGTGTCCACTGCTGGTGGTAGAGGTAATCACTAGAgacttctagaaataaaaaagagaagatattgGCCAAGGACAGCCATGAAACAGAATGAAGTTGTATCCAATGTATTTTGCATGCCATAAATCAGTGTGAGTAAAAGAAAAGACAGTGCATAGAAAATGCCTagtctgtggagaagggaatggcaacccactccagtactcttgcctggaaaattccatggacagaggagcctggtaggctacagtccatggggtcgagaagagtcagacacgactgagcgacttcacttcacttcaaggcaAAACGAGGTTCAAGAGATGGACCCTAATCACAAGCAGCTGGTGACTTTATAAGGAGAGGAGATTAGGACAGACAGGGGGAAAGTCCAAATAagaacacagcaagaaggtgaCCATGTTCAAGCCAAGCAGAAAGGACTCAGATGAAACCAGGGCTGCTGataccttgatcttgaacttccagccttcagaactgcaaaaaaattaatttcagctaTTTTGTTATACAACCTTAGCAAACTAACACAACTATCAGTCTCTTTCCAGACCTATTGCAGATGTGATATACCATCGTGGATAGCTAGCAATTCCTGTTTCCGTATCATAGACGCCAGACAGGAACTGTTCTCAGTGTGTTCCATGATGCTTTGAAATCCAAAGTGTATCCATGGGACCAGCTCAGCTGTAAGAAAGTCCTTTATGAGGTCATCATCCTACTCTGGCCAGGGGAGACAGGcaagttttgaaaaatacttgaAGACCTACCATGCCTCACTTTGCAAAACCTCTTTTGAGAAACATCATTACCAGAAATCTATTCAATAGCATCAAGAGGAAGCAATGTCTCCAGTATTTGCAAACACTGAGAACACTGCAATATGATGGGTTTACAACAGTATATTTTGGGGAAACCGATATCCCTGAGAGTCTTGTAACTGGGGAAGATTTTAGTGATGGTTATTACATGCCAACTCCAACCTGGTGTGTCGTGCATGCTGGTGGTAGTCAAGGATGGGTGCCGTGGAAATATCGAATGTTCCTAAGGGATGAGTTATGCATCAAACAAGAAGACAACCTCTTCTTTGAGCTCTGTGATGTGGTGAAGAAGACCTATGGCAAATGCGCCATCGTGGTCAAAGAGAGAAGGCGGCAGGATGAGATGAGGCCGAAGGAAGGCAAAGAGACTGAGGCCCAGGTCCATGTCCCCTCAGTGGTTAACTTAACAAGCATCACGTGTTGTCCTGAGGTAGCCAAGTCCTACGGCCATAAATTACTCACTCTGCCTTCTCCTTACAATTACCTGAACCCTTTAGACTCAGCCTGGTCTTCTCTGAAATGGTTCGTCATCAATAACAGGAAGGAGTTTTCTCTGCAGTCTGTGGATGGTGTCTATTCTTACCAGTATATACTCTTCAGTGATTTAATCAGCAAAGGAATTGAAAGGATAAACCTCAGCAAGTGGAGGACAATAACTTACAAAGTGCGAAGATGGGAAAACTACTATCTTGGTAAATTTTCCTAAGGGTGGTGATCCCTCCAACCAGTGGTAGGACGGCGCTGTGGGCATGATCTTTACTGATTCTGTTGGCCTTGATTCTGGACCACTGTGGCCAAGGACACTCTAATAATGACCTCGCCGGGATCCTGTGAGAACTGAGGCTCCTAAGGGCTTTGGTAAAGTGCTTATGGTTTGCTGAGGGGTTTCATTAAATCTTGTtggtaaattagaaaaaaaaaatgcctagtCTGGTGCTCCTAGAgacaattattttattatcattattattgtttatcCCCTCAACAGTAGCAGTGATAAACCATGGGTGGCAGAAGCATGTGACGATTATTGTTTCTGTTCCTGGAGAAGGCTGTCTGAGGCTCAGCATGGTTGGTTGTGTGTTTTTTACACTCTTGCTCCAATTGTGGTAGTTGATGTGTGGGTAACTAACACTTACAGAACTGTTATTACCACTAAGGTGGTTCATATGGAGTCTTTATAGACAAAGAGTGCTGGGAATTCAACTTATAATTCATCCAAGTTGCTGAACTTGAAATTTAATCCACAAGACTATTCTATCAACTTTCCTTAAGTACCTGCCTTTAAAGGCATCTCTTGTTTTATTGGGCTTCACTTTATTGTACttcacagggttttttttttttttttacaaattgaaggtttgtagcAACCTTGTATAGAGTAAGTCTGTTGGTAttgttttcccaacagcatttgatCACCTTGTGTCTGTGTTacatttggtaattcttgcagtacttcaaatattataattattactattatgttTGTAATGATGATctatgatcagtgatctttgtgATCATTGATattactattgtgattatattggcatttttagcaatgaagtattttttaagtgaaaaaaaaaagtacttggaATTGATgcccagttttatttttgaaagggcGGAATTGGTATTCTGTTTACTCTAAGACCCGAGGCATGCTCTGAGTCTTAtgcattgtttttcctttggctgccTAAAATCTTTTCTACCTTCCTAATAGCATCATGTTAGGTTTGTTGCCTTGTCCTTCCAATCTGGTGCACTGACCTTCACTAGACAAGAGCTAGGATTTGAGCCAGGTTAGACCAGTTGGATGTTCCTTCCTGGAATCCATGTGTCCCATTGGCAGATAGGTTAATTCCTGCTCAAAGATAATTCCTGAACTCCTCCTTCTCAGCCTCTGGAGCAGTTGGATTCTGGTTGGTGGTCACATCTATTAATTGTTCTCTAGTCTTCCCGTTGGTTCCCATGCACTTATGTTTATGCTGGAAAGCCCATTGTTTCTGTGGCCTGTAACCAAAGAAATCTAGCTGCTATTGGGACCTTCCCAGTAGCTACAGGTCTGACACCCAGGCTGAACCCTCTTGTCTACCTGGACTTAGTAAGAACAGGAGAAGACTGCACACTTTCTCAGGGACCCTAGGGCCCAGAAGTGAGAAGGGTGACGTGAAGTTCCCTTCTCTTCACAGAAGCTAATTTTTGCTGGATTATAAACATGTGTGgtgcttctctgatagctcagttggtaaagaatctgcctgcagtgcaggagaccccggtttgattcctgggttgggaagagcccctggagaagggttaggctacccactccagtattcttgggcttcccttgtggctcagttggtgaagaatccacctgcaaagtgggagacctgggttttatctctgggttgggaagatccccagggaaaggaaaggctacccgctccagtattctggcctggagaattccttggactgtatagtccatggggtcacaaagagtcagacatgaatgagcgactttcTCTCACTCAAACACGTGTAGTTATTCATTTGACTCTCCCCAGCAGCATAGGGGCTTGCACAGTGCAGGTGCTtggcaaatgtttactgaattaaTCGAGTTGATGACGGGCCAGAATCCTGAGTTCTAGTCTGAACTCTTAGCAATGGGAGCTTTGCTTAGTCTTggcctcattttctttctgatcaGAATCACAGTATCTGCCCCACCTCCTTCTTAGAGTGGTGAAGAGGGTGAACTGATGTGATGCGTGGGGAGGGATTTTGTGTACAAGAAGCAGTGAGAAAGCAGTTAGAAAGTAGACATAGGATTGAGCTTTGACTCTGCCCAAGATCCTCTCACTGTGGacaagattcttgctccttggccCTCAGTTTCCCAGTTTATAAAACGAGGGTTTTGGAccataattttttctatttttaaaattttatattgaagcatagttgattcgcaatgttagtctcaggtgtgcagcagagtgagtcagttctatttgtatatgtatctactctttcaaattctcttcccatttaggttgttacagaatatagAATATTGAGCAAGTTGTCTGTTCTATTCAGTAGTGGGCCATAAAATTTTAAGCTCCCGTTGCCTTACTTTCTGTAATTCTGTGAATAAAATGTTAGAATTACTTGGTGTGGGGTGGCTAAAGTCACTCAGAAGTTTCTCCTGCTGTTTCGCTTCAactctctcattttcttccaTCATCTTTGGTAATGACCTCCTGTCTTAGGGCACATGTTTTCTGCCCTTGGGTGTGCCCTGAGGTCAGAGTTACACTGTTTACAAGAAGAAATGCTTGTGCTCAATATAAAGTTAATCTTGTCTCACCCGCATGCTTCCTCACTCTCTGCAATCCTGCCTCACTGGCATTCTGTCCTTTGAGGTATCACTCCCCTTTCCTGTTTCAAGACCTTGTGAAAAAGTTTCCCTCCTCCCTGCCATATAATTCCTGCTTATTCCTCAGGTCTTACCTTGAAAATCAGCTCCCCAGAAAAGCCTTCCATGATCTCCCAGGTCTGGTCAGACTCCTGTTAGGTACATGTGTGGCCCTCTGAGCTTGTCCTTTTTGGCACTTACCACACTTGTGATCAAAAtaactatctttattttttaatgttttgttgaatgacgtattttaatatttaacttaatGTCCATCAGccctattctttttatttattgtttgtttttggctgtgctgggtctttgttgctgcataggcttttctctagttgcagcaagtgggggcaacTCTCTAGTTGAGGTTTCTGGGCTCAGAGCACAAGCTCAGAAGTGGTGttgcacggacttagttgctccactgcatgtgggattttcctggatcagggattgaactggtgtctcccacattggcagacagattctttatcactgagtcaccagggaagccccaatgactAACTTTATAATTAGCTGTCAATATAGGTTCCACTATATGGTAAGTTCCATAAAGGCAGAGTGTGTATCTGTTTGTTCACTATTGTTTAGCATCACCTCGCAGAGTCCTGACACACTAGTGCTGATGGTGTGATGAGTGGGAGACTTGCCCAGATACTTTGTTATTTTAGGGGAGGTAAGAGGCATGGAATAGAAATTTACAGAATTGGAGTTGTCATGTTGGGAGCTAGGGGATATCTGCAAAAAGAAGTGACTCTGTTGCTAGTGGCACTTGATCAGGTCCTACCTCTTCTCTTAATTTCATGTGGGAATTAATAGGTATGAGATGCCTTAATTTTAGCCTAATATGTCAAATGGGATATGTCTCAGTCATATGCTTTCACATCGCAGATCCAAAATCTAGTGGCTTTAAATTACAGTGCTTTCTTTGGCTCGTCGTTCTGTAGGTTGCTAACATGGACAGTGTTCATCTGGGGTGGCTCATCTCTGCTGCCTTGGGGGTTGGCTATGCTAACCAGTCATGATTTTTGAATCCAGCTGGCTTGGGGCCGGCTTGTCCCGGATGACTTCATTCATATGTCTGAGGTGTCAGCTGGGAGAGTTGGGATGGATGGGGTGGCTGGGACTCTCTTTCCATTGATGCCTCACTCCAGGAAGGCCATCATCCTCGAGAAGGCTTGCTTGGCTTATTCCTAAGGTGTCAGTGTTCCAGAGGGTGACTGTGGAAGCTACAAGTGCGCTGAAGCTTGAAAGTCACACAGGTCATTTATCCCTCCTTCTAATGGTCAAAGCAGACCACAGGGCCAACTCAGATTCAAGCAATTGGAAAATAGACTCCatttcttgcaaaaaaaaaaattggtggtcATATTTGATCTATCACAGAAAGGTGTGGTGGAAGACACTGGGCAGGGGGAAAGCATAAATTAATATTCGTATGTATAATCTCATGTTCTGAATATAAGGCGTAGAAAACTTGAAAATCCTTTTGAGTTAAATAAAAGATGAACAAGTGCTTAAGGATTGCTAATGTAAAGTGATACCATATCATCCTCTTGCTGGGGTTCTCATATGTCTTCATTGGGATCAGTATAAAGGGCGCATTTGTTAGAAATAGATACATCCTCTTATCTAGGGGGTTCTTGAGGTCAGAGCTTTTTATGTCAGATGATTTAAAATGCAATAAACAGAACTTaaaaacaatatagaaaaaaatcaagacttttTTTTGAAGGGAAGGTGTTAAGGATCTTTGAGACAGATTAcaaggttcttttcttttttctttaaaccaatAAGCATAGCATGTCTCAGCTACTCGATCATCACTATTTGGCTCCATTGCAAATTGTCTTTGCAATTGGAATGATAGTTCAGATTTAAAACCAGTTGGCCATCTTAAATGCAGGAGCAGGGATGTCCTGGAGTCTTGCCAGACATGTCTCTTACTAGGTGCTACTTGCCAATTACTGTTCTTTAAGCCAGTATTCTTTTCTAATATGTTATTGTTGTAGGAAGCCTTTATACTGCATCCACATTAACTGACATTGAATGGCTTGTTGGCTTTAGTCATCTGCATAATGGCTTTCTAAGTATAATTTATTAGTAGCTAATTGAGTCCTATCTATTGTGAAAGTAAAATTGATGTGGCCCTG
Protein-coding sequences here:
- the LOC110128351 gene encoding uncharacterized protein C21orf140 homolog — protein: MPHFAKPLLRNIITRNLFNSIKRKQCLQYLQTLRTLQYDGFTTVYFGETDIPESLVTGEDFSDGYYMPTPTWCVVHAGGSQGWVPWKYRMFLRDELCIKQEDNLFFELCDVVKKTYGKCAIVVKERRRQDEMRPKEGKETEAQVHVPSVVNLTSITCCPEVAKSYGHKLLTLPSPYNYLNPLDSAWSSLKWFVINNRKEFSLQSVDGVYSYQYILFSDLISKGIERINLSKWRTITYKVRRWENYYLGKFS